From Juglans regia cultivar Chandler chromosome 8, Walnut 2.0, whole genome shotgun sequence, the proteins below share one genomic window:
- the LOC108997974 gene encoding DNA-directed RNA polymerase III subunit rpc6-like: MSRLQGPSLLKRKRPDSNSPSVSLTEHERLLYDLIQSKQDMAIWTRDMKRETNLPDNVVTKSLKSLQTKKLIKEVVNIQNKGRKHYIATEFEPSTEITGGTWYAEGNLDTEFINFLKKHCVKIIYEQKVATLEGVLDTIRRSRAFNIEFTTQQVEEIVNVLVLDNEIMEVKSNGIGEFGSIPVGRVCYTCTNKGGNKGEPKIGAMASIPCGVCPRISLCTPDGIISPKTCVYFSKWLDF; encoded by the coding sequence ATGAGCCGATTACAAGGGCCCTCGCTCCTGAAGCGCAAACGGCCAGACTCAAATTCACCTTCTGTGTCTTTGACAGAACATGAGCGTCTCCTCTATGATCTGATCCAAAGCAAGCAAGACATGGCAATATGGACCAGGGACATGAAACGAGAAACAAACCTCCCTGATAATGTGGTTACCAAATCCCTTAAGTCACTTCAAACCAAGAAATTGATAAAAGAGGTAGTGAACATACAAAATAAAGGCAGAAAACACTATATTGCGACAGAGTTTGAACCATCAACGGAAATAACTGGTGGGACTTGGTATGCTGAGGGGAACCTTGATACGGAGTTTATAAACTTTCTGAAAAAACACTGTGTAAAGATCATTTATGAGCAGAAGGTCGCTACACTTGAGGGAGTCTTGGACACAATCAGAAGGAGTAGAGCCTTCAATATTGAGTTCACAACACAGCAAGTTGAAGAGATAGTGAATGTTTTGGTTCTGGATAATGAGATCATGGAGGTGAAGAGCAATGGAATAGGGGAGTTTGGTTCTATTCCTGTTGGGAGAGTTTGTTATACATGCACAAACAAAGGAGGCAATAAAGGTGAGCCGAAGATCGGGGCCATGGCTTCTATTCCATGTGGAGTTTGTCCACGGATAAGTTTATGTACACCGGATGGCATAATTTCCCCAAAGACCTGTGTCTACTTCAGCAAATGGTTGGATTTCTAA